Proteins from a genomic interval of Synergistota bacterium:
- a CDS encoding precorrin-4 C(11)-methyltransferase produces the protein GLGVEVVPGVSAYSALAAKLSMELTIPEITQTVLITRFPGNTIVPENLESFFSQTPASAIYLSGAMFKSVLNTLKRYYPPDSIFAMGHKISREGEIIISKRLGEWTGEEEVPPNLTLFLVRKSGSVRSELYSEKKRRRGA, from the coding sequence TGGCTTAGGAGTTGAGGTTGTTCCCGGTGTTTCAGCTTATAGCGCGCTTGCTGCTAAGCTTAGCATGGAGCTTACCATACCTGAGATAACTCAAACTGTTTTGATTACTCGCTTTCCGGGAAACACGATCGTTCCCGAAAACCTTGAAAGTTTCTTCAGTCAGACACCAGCTTCAGCAATATATCTCTCCGGTGCCATGTTTAAAAGCGTATTAAACACTTTAAAACGTTATTATCCTCCCGATTCCATATTTGCTATGGGACATAAGATATCACGTGAGGGAGAGATCATTATCTCAAAGAGGCTTGGAGAATGGACCGGTGAGGAAGAGGTTCCGCCTAATCTTACTCTCTTTCTGGTAAGGAAGTCCGGAAGCGTGAGATCTGAGCTTTATTCTGAGAAGAAAAGGCGAAGAGGGGCATGA